AATTCGCCGAACGACAGCGGCGAGCTTGTCGTAACTATCGGCTATTGAAGCATTTCTGCTAGCACAACTCCAGCCAGAAATGCGAAATCTTTTCACGCGTCACAACGCACGGTCTTCACTGGACTTGATGTGCTTATCCGAAAAGTCACCAGGAACTTTGCAATTTGAATACTTGTCATACCTTCTTGAATCGTTAAACTTGGCCCCAACCTTAAACCCAGACACGACCCCCGCGGTGAGATTTACCGAGTATTCCAGGAACCAACTTCGCGTCTTTTCCGCGAGCCTTCTCGGAAATTGTAACAGCCGCCGTGCTGGAGTTTAAAACCCCAACCCCACATCCCACCCAATTGCAGGATTACGTGATCTGACCCAAATGCCCAAATGACCCTAGGTACAGATCACCTCTATTTTCGGGCAGAGATTTAGTAAGGAACCTACTGTATGCTCGGCGTTACCCTCGCGATCCTTTTGCAGGCAGCCGTCACTGGCGACACAACCACCGATTACAACACCGCTTTCAAGTCGGCAGACGAAACCGGCAAGCCGATGCTGGTGCTGGTCGGAACCGATTGGTGCCCCGCTTGTGTCACCATGAAACAATCGGTGATCCCCCGTCTGCAACGAGCTGGTCGCTTGAGCGGCGTGGTCTACACCGAAATCGACGCAGATGCCCAACCAGGTATCGCACGGAAGATCATGTCGGGCGGTGGATACCCACAGCTGGCGTTGTATCGTAAATCGAAAGACGGTTGGAAGCGACAAGTACTTGTCGGCGTTCAGTCCGAATCGACCATTAAGACGCTTGTCGAACGAGCTGTCGCGGCTCAACAAGCGGAATCGAAAGATAAGCTGGAAGTGATTCCCGTCTCTCAGTAGCTTGCTTCGGCGAAGAACGCTACTTCGTTGCTGAGAGTTCGGTGAACCAACGGATTGGACACTTCTCTTAAGATAGTCAACCAAAGCATCTCCCCGGTCGTGAGTTCGACCTGGGAGATTTTTTTATGCGCGGTTACAGCTTCAGGAAGCACATGCTGACCGAGAGCAATCGGTCGTCCAGCATCACCGCTTCGCTGTTTTCGTGCTCGAATGTGGCACTGACAAATTCGAGACCGCGAGCGAAAGCCATTTGGTAGCCTTCCCCGACGATGATTGAAGGAACCGTTATTCCTTGGAACGAGAAAGCGGTTTTTGACAATTGCGATTTGATACCACCACAAATCATGTTGGTGACTTCGCCCGCACCGTCGACCACCTGGCTCGAAAGCTTACCGAATTCTTCTTGAAGAAGGCCTTCGACCACCGAGATGGCCATCATCTCCGACATGTTCACGGTGATGAATCCGGAAACCCGACCATGCACACCAATAATCCCGGTGACAAGGCCTTTCTCGCGTAGGGGAACCGTGGCCACACCGACACAACGTGCTGATGTACCGCACATCACCAAAGCTTTTTCAACCGAATGGACCACCGCTTCTGCCAAAACGGAGTTGGCTCCGGCTAGTCCTGCGAAGTTCTCTGAAACAGCGGTTGTCATTCTAAGCACTCA
The Blastopirellula marina genome window above contains:
- a CDS encoding thioredoxin family protein yields the protein MLGVTLAILLQAAVTGDTTTDYNTAFKSADETGKPMLVLVGTDWCPACVTMKQSVIPRLQRAGRLSGVVYTEIDADAQPGIARKIMSGGGYPQLALYRKSKDGWKRQVLVGVQSESTIKTLVERAVAAQQAESKDKLEVIPVSQ
- a CDS encoding chemotaxis protein CheX is translated as MTTAVSENFAGLAGANSVLAEAVVHSVEKALVMCGTSARCVGVATVPLREKGLVTGIIGVHGRVSGFITVNMSEMMAISVVEGLLQEEFGKLSSQVVDGAGEVTNMICGGIKSQLSKTAFSFQGITVPSIIVGEGYQMAFARGLEFVSATFEHENSEAVMLDDRLLSVSMCFLKL